The following coding sequences lie in one Streptomyces venezuelae genomic window:
- a CDS encoding SDR family oxidoreductase has translation MAVQDSGKAALVTGASRGIGYGIAEALVARGDRVCITGRNEDALKEAVEKLGADRVIGVAGKAHDEAHQAVAVERAMEAFGRVDFLVNNAGTNPVFGPMADLDLNVARKVFETNVISALGFAQRTWKAWQSEHGGAIVNIASIAGVSASPFIGAYGMSKAAMVNLTLQLAHEFAPKVRVNSIAPAVVKTKFAQALYEGREAEAAASYPLGRLGVPEDIGGAAAFLTSAQSDWITGQTLVVDGGIFLNAGVG, from the coding sequence ATGGCTGTGCAGGACAGCGGAAAGGCCGCGCTCGTCACGGGAGCGAGCCGCGGCATCGGATACGGCATCGCCGAGGCGCTCGTCGCCCGCGGCGACCGGGTCTGCATCACGGGACGCAACGAGGACGCCCTCAAGGAGGCCGTCGAGAAGCTCGGCGCCGACCGCGTCATCGGAGTCGCCGGCAAGGCGCACGACGAGGCCCACCAGGCCGTCGCCGTCGAGCGCGCGATGGAGGCCTTCGGCCGCGTCGACTTCCTCGTCAACAACGCCGGTACGAACCCGGTCTTCGGCCCGATGGCCGACCTCGACCTCAACGTGGCCCGCAAGGTGTTCGAGACCAACGTCATCTCGGCGCTCGGCTTCGCCCAGCGGACCTGGAAGGCCTGGCAGAGCGAGCACGGCGGGGCGATCGTGAACATCGCGTCCATCGCCGGCGTCTCCGCGTCCCCGTTCATCGGCGCGTACGGCATGAGCAAGGCCGCCATGGTCAACCTCACCCTGCAGCTCGCGCACGAGTTCGCCCCGAAGGTGCGCGTGAACTCGATCGCGCCCGCGGTCGTCAAGACGAAGTTCGCCCAGGCGCTGTACGAGGGCCGCGAGGCGGAGGCCGCGGCCTCCTACCCGCTCGGCCGCCTCGGCGTGCCGGAGGACATCGGGGGCGCGGCCGCGTTCCTCACGTCCGCCCAGTCCGACTGGATCACGGGCCAGACACTCGTGGTCGATGGCGGCATCTTCCTCAATGCGGGCGTCGGCTGA